A window of Brevinema andersonii genomic DNA:
CTTGAAACAAGCTGTTCAAGATAAAATATTCCGTGAAGATCTATACTATCGATTAAATGTTGTAGAGTTAGCAATACCTCCTTTGCGCGAGCGAAAAGAAGATATTCCATTACTGGTAGATTTTTTTCTTAAAAATTTCAGTAACAAATACAATAAACAAATTAAAAGTTTCGACACCGAAGCAATGAAAAAAGTACTTACATACTCCTGGCCGGGCAATATCCGCGAACTTCAAAATTCTATTGAAACTGCCGTGGTGCTTAGTAAAGATCAGGAAATATCGGTTCACGTTTTACCGGCACATCTGCAAGATTTATAATTCTTCATCAACATATAATTGACTCCAAGATAGAAATCCACGTTCTTTGAGTAAATGAATGATCATTTTTTTTCGCTCAAGCAAATCTTTTTCTTTTATAAGAATCACTTTTTCGTGACGTATTTCTTCTTTGTACTCATTAATCAGCAGATCTTGAATAATATTAGTAGCAAAAGGATTTTTTTCACGATAGTCGAATTCCGCAGAAATATATTCTGTAAAAGGAGTCAGAAAAAAAATTAAATCATAAATTCTGTTCCGCTCACGACATAACGATTCATATTCATTGAAGTAACGCGTAATCGGCACGCTCTCAAATTGCAAATTTTTAATCTGATCATAAGGAAAACGAGAAAGCCCATGCTTCAGATACACTGCATAATCTAAGTAAGAACGGTCTGAAACCAGCGAATCCGAATCTTCCAAAATATTACTCTCAAGATCTATTTTTTTCTCTAAAATTTCCGTTTCAAAAGATGTAAATGCTAGAGGAGTATCAATTTGATAACCTTTTTCCAAAAATTCACGCGCAAATTCTGGAACATAAGGAATTTTCAAGACTTTTGCCAACCATACCGCCAAAGTTGTTTTACCTATACCGTGCGTACCTGTAAAAGAAATTTTCATAAGCCAGCTCTTTCAGACAAAAAGTATGCAGAAATAATTTTTTCAGCCATGCAGTCTGCGGCTCCTGGCTTGCCCATCCGTAAAAGCCCCTGTTCGCCATAGCGCTTGCGAGCATGTGGGTCCTTGAGCAAAAGATCCACAACATTTAGCACACCGTAAGGAAAATCCCGTTCATAAATAAACGATTCTCCCAGCAACTTTTCATATTCAAGCATGCGGCTTTCTGAACTCTGAGGACCTGTACCTTTGAAACCTATAATAGGTTTGCCCAAACCGGCAATTTGATCACCCACGGTTCCTGCCAAGCTAATCGCAAAATCACATGACAGTGCCACTGTATCAAACATACTACCTGGATAAACATGAATTGTTTTATGATCCTTTTCCCAAATTCTCACTGTATCAGAATCATTTTGAAGATGCCAGCCACGCTTGGAAAACTCTGTAGCCATTTTGTCCTTGCAGAGACTATCAGCATGCACCAATGCCCAGTAAGCATTAATTTTTACAAGCTCTATTAAATCCAAAATTTTGCCCATATTGCCATAGGATTCTTCACGACTGCCCGGCAACAATGCAACAATAGGCAATTTCGAAGAAAAAGTAGGAGTATTACGATCTAACAAATCCTGCATCAGATTGCCACAATAATAGGCAGAAATACCGCTTTCTTTGAGATCTTGAGTGGTAATTTCATCACGCGCAAAGACTGTTGCCGCATATTTTTTGATATATTTTTTCTCAATTCTGAAATGCGATTGGATATAATCGGATTTTGCTGTAGGAATAAAGACCAATGGGACATCATAAGTTCGAAGCGCGGGAATAGCTGTTACCATCAGAAGAAAATCGCCAACGGCTATTACCAGTTCCATACCGTTACTACCCCAATTTTTAATAAAACGGGCCAATTTGAAAGGCGTAAATAAAGCTCCTACTTTGACATCAGAGAAAAATCCTCTCCAAGATCGGGTCGGAAAGCCACCCGATGGAGTCATGCCTCCTGAAAAAAAAGTCGGAAACTGAGCATCATGAAACCACTTACCAGAACTTACCAACGATCCGCCTACAAACATAAATTCCTGATACAAATTAAGCTCTTTAAGCCGTGTACGCATAGCTTTCATAAGAACAACGGCCATCATTTCTTCGGCATAACCGTTAGCGATTATACAGATAATTCGCTTATTCACAATGACTCCTCATCAATAATTTTTATTATAACTTATCATAAAAATTTCCGCAAGAAGACCGAATTTAGGAAAATTTTTCTAATTCATGCATTAAAAGGTCAAGCGAGATCTCTTTATTAAAAATTTTTGCACGAATTTTGCCTTTTTCCGCGAGTTCCTGACGTAACCTAGAATTTTCCAGCATAAGTCGCATTTTTTGAGCAATATCATCAATATCATAAGGATCCGCATACAAAACCGCATCCCCGCAAACCTCTCTATGCGCAGGAATATCCGATACCAATACAGGACATCCCAATGCCATTGCTTCGAGTGGAGGCAAACCAAACCCTTCATAAAACGACAAACTGCAGAAAAAAAGTGCATTCCGGTACAAGGAAACTAGTTGTTGATCATTCATGCGACCCAAAAATTGAATACATGGATCAATATACTTATTATCAACAGAGGCAAAATGATGAGTTGCACCTCCAGCAAGCTTTAGAGTCACATTGGTTTTTTGCTGAGAAAACGCTTTTAGCAAACTGGAATAGTTTTTTCTAGGCTCTATACTGGCAACCGACAGAATATATTTTTTTTTCTCAGCAATAGGCCTTTGAATTTCACTTGAAAAAATACTATCAAGCCACAATGGCAGCACAAGTATTCGCTCTGAATCCACACCAAAACAGTTGATAATTTCATCTTTGGAAAACTGGCTGACCGTCATAAGAAAACGGGCCCTTTTAACAATCTGAGGAATAAGCACACGGTAGTAAAAAGCAAACGACCGCGAAAACCATTCTGGTTGACGCATGAACGCAGCATCATGGATCATCACTGCTTGATTCTTCACAAAAATCGGAGCTGTATTCCCAAAATTAAGGAGAAAATCACATTTTTTCAGTGTCAATGGCAATTTAATCTGTTCCCAAAATAAAGAATAAGGTTTCAAAGCAGGTAATACCCGCAAAGGAAGCAGACTATCCTCAGATCCTCTGAAAGGGGGTGTAAACACCTGAAGATCAACAACTCTACCTGCAAGTTCCTTTGTAAAATTCATCGCAACACGCTGAACTCCTGTTATATTTTGAGTTAAGAAGCGGCCATTGACAACTAGGTGCATATTCCCTCCATGACTGTACCACACACACGTGCAACCATTTCAGGAGTAAGTAAAGTATGCAATGGTAATGAAATTTCATTTTGATAAACGGAAAAAGAGTTAGGACAATAAGCTTCGGAATCATAGAAAGATATTGCGCTCATCAAAGTGAGAGGTTTGTAGTGGACGTTAACTGACACTCCACAATCAAAACAATATCGCATTAATCGATTACGTTGATACTCATCGAAACCATTAATTCGCAGCGGAAATAAATGCGCCGCATGATCGGGCCTAAATTCTGGAAGCATAAACTGCTCTTTATTTTTGAAATAATCAAAATAAGCAGCAAAAATTTGACGGCGTTTAGGAAGAATATTGGTTTCATAGCGCCGAAACTGCGATAACCCCAATGCTGCCGTTATATCAGGCATATTCATTTTATACCCTGGCATACGGATATCATATTCCCAAGACCCATCTAAAAATTTTTCACGAGCAGATCGATCCTGCCCATGCAATGCATAAGTCTTCAGCATAGAATAAAATTCATCATCAATTTGTTCGTCACCAAACGAGTAAAAGCTTAATGCTCCACCTTCGGAAGTCGTTAAATTTTTCACTGCATGAAATGAAAATACACGCATATCCGCAAAATCATGCCGCCCCTGATCCAGTGCACCTAATGAATGTGCAGAATCCGTCAGCACAAGAATTCTGCCTAAAGCTTCTTGATAACGGTTAACTGGCTGGATTTTTTGTGCACAAGCTAGAGCATTTATTTTAGGATAATCCGGCAAAGCTCCTCCAAAATCAACAGGAATAATCGCCTTAGTATTTTGCGTAATTTTCTGCGCTACAGATTCCGGATCGATAAAAAAACTATTTTCACCAACATCTGCAAATACAACCTTTGCGCCGGTATGTTTAATAGCATTTGCAGTAGCTGCAAAAGTATAAGGAGTAGTAATAACTTCGTCACCAGAGCCAATACCATAAGCTTTGAGTGCTAAAAAAAGACCAGAAGTTGCAGAGTTGAGTAGAAGCGTATAACGTGCATTTAAATAATTATTGAGATGCGAAGAGAATTCATTACAAACAGCTCCAGATGTAATCCAACCTGACCTCAACACACGGACAACAGCATTAATATCGTCTTCAGAAAGATCAGGAGGTGCAAATTCTATTTTCATATATTCATGCCTGCATAATGAGAAATATACTTATTAAAAAGTGCAAAAATTTCTTCTTTCGAGCCAAATGACGCAGCATCTACAAACTCAGCATAAAGTAGATTTATTTCCTTCTCGGACCAAATGGAACCTGAATCTTCTAAAATCAACAGTTTTTCATGAGGCGAAGCTAAAATTTTTTCAAAAGAATGAATCAGTTCTTCGGAAAATTTTTCGCCACCGCGATTGCCGATCACATTAACACAGCTTTGTGAAGGCTCTACTCCGTAATAAGCACAGAGTTTTTCAAGGAGCTCGCCCAACGCAATAGGAACTCCCATATCAAAAGAAAACAAATTCCCATAATCCATAGTTCCCGCCAACAGCACCAAACGAACCGCTTCATGAATAGACATAAAATAACGCACCATATTTTTATCAGTAATTGTAAGAGGCCGATTATGCGCAATTTGTTCTAGAAACGTAGGAACAACACTACCCGTCGATCCGAAAACATTCCCAAACCTCACCGTTGCAAATCGGCAATCAGGAATCAGAGCATCCATGGATAAACATATTTTTTCGGCAATGCGTTTAGACGCCCCTAACGCTGATACTGGATTGACAGCTTTATCAGTAGAAACGAGCACAAAACGTTCAACTTTCCATTCAGCAGCAAGAGATACCAACTTTTTTGTACCAAGAATATTGGTTTTAACAGCTTCTTCGGGATACATCTCAAGAATAGGAACATGCTTATGGGCAGCAGCATGAAAAATGGTATTAGGCTTGTGCTCGAGAAAAACCCGTCGCAACTTTTCTTCATCACGAACGTCACCCAGCACAGCCTTAAAATTTCTATGATGACCATGCTTCTTGATCAACTCATTAATGGAGTTTTCGCCATGCCCAAAAGCAATGACCTGCTTGATTGGCAGGCTCAAAAGATGCGCAACAATTTCCGAACCGATATAGCCTTCGCCGCCCGTGACTAGAATAACCCGATTTCGATAAAAAGACTCCAAAACAGACTGATCAACAGGTGTCTCCGGCCGCGAAACAATATCCTTAAATTCCGGAGGAGACGCTATGGCATTCTGCCTAATCAAATCACCAAGGCTCAGCATACGAAATTCTGTTTCGGGGAGTTTTTCAATTTCTTCAGGAGACAACGGTGCTGACAACAAGCAAATCTTTGTATCAGATTCTGTTAGTTTAATTAAATCTTCGGCATTTTTCAGCCCATGAAGCGCCAAAGTACTTTGCACATCAGAAGTTATAAGAATTTTCATAATCCACCCTCTCTGCCCCATAAATTCTGAATACATTGTTCGTCCGAAAAATAAATCTTTTCAGTACCGATAATTTGATATTTTTCATGTCCTTTTCCTGCAACTAGCACAATATCACCAGGTTCGGCTAAACTATATGCCAAATGAACTGCTTTAGCTCTATCAGGTTCGACATAAAGATTCTGTCGCATTTTAGGAAATCCTCCTAAAATATCATCGATAATCGATTGGGGATCTTCTGTACGGGGATTATCAGATGTAACTATAATAGCATCCGATTCTAAAACTGCTTGTGCCATCAGTGGACGTTTAGTTTTATCACGGTCGCCGCCTGACCCGAAAACCGTAATTAGACGGGTATCTTCTGTTTGAACCATTTTTAACACAGCAACCGCTTGTTTCAATGCATCCGGTGTATGAGCATAATCAACAACAAATACAACACGATCCGGAGCAGTTAATTTTTGCATTCTGCCAGGCACTTGTACAGACTCAAGAGCTTCAGCAGCTTGGTTGAATTGCAAATATTTCAATACAGCATAAGCAGCTAAAGTATTGTATACATTAACAAGTCCTGGAATCGAAGTGGATAATGTTTCACCAGAAACTTCAAAACGCGAACCTTGTGCAGAAATTTCATAAACCAAAGCGTTCAGCGAACCTGCATTTTCCAGAGAAAAAGATTCTGATGGCACGCCGCGCTCGCCTAGCACCTGCAAAATTTGCTGTCCGTAGGGACAATCAGCATTAATAAAAGCTTTTTTATTTTTTTTCGGCGATGGACCAAGAATATCAGTGAAAAATCGCCGTTTCGCCAAAAAATAATCTTCTATTGTTTCGTGAAAATCCAAATGGTCCTGGGTGAGGTTGGTGAAAATAGCACAGTCAAATGCCAAACCCTCAACACGGCCTAAACTTAAGGCATGTGAAGACACTTCCATAATAACAAACTTTATCTGCGAATCTTCTGCAGACTTAAGCATCCGTACTAAAGTCAAAAGATCAGGAGTAGTATTGAGAGCAGGCAAACTTTCCAAACCAATACGCCACTCCGTAGTTCCGAAAAAAGCGGTTTGTTCGCCTAAATTCCGAAGAGCTGTATCGATTAGTGTTGCAGTGGTAGTTTTTCCATTGGTACCTGTCACACCGATCAGACAGAGTTTACGGTCGGGGTAAGCATAAAATTCTAGTACCAAACGGGATAATTCTTTTGGAAGGTTGTCAGAACCAAAAAACAGAGCATCTGGAAACTGATCAGCAAATTCTTGTTTTCTGCTGTCAGACACCACAAAATAACGGCATCCGCGCCTGTAAGCATCAGGCACAAAAACATGCAGATCCTTTTCAAAACCAGCATATGCTACAAAAAGTACACCAACTTCTGCGTTTCTGGAGTCATTTTCTATTGACAGAATCTCAGTATCATAGGGAGCGTCAGAAAAAAAATCATGTAATCTCATTATTCCTCACAGTTCTTTCATATTATAATTTATAATTAGCAATAGTGCAAGACAGTTGACAAAAATATCCTCTAGCCTTAGAATATAGGAGATTAAATTCAAGGATACGGAATGATAAAAGAAAGCATGGTCAACCCTCTAAAGAACGACGGTGACAATGACGACTCTCTACGCCCTAGAAAACTTGATGATTTTATTGGTCAGACAAAGCTCAAAGGTAATTTGAGTGTGTATATTGAAGCCTCAAAAAAACGAAAAAGCTCTCTTGATCATGTTTTGCTGTATGGGCCTCCGGGCTTGGGGAAAACAACGCTCAGCCATATTATTGCTGAGGAGCTTCAGGCTCCGATCCGGGTTACTTCGGCACCAACACTAGAAAAACAAGGCGACCTAATGGCGTTACTAACCACACTTCAAGAGGGTGAAGTATTATTTATTGATGAAATTCACCGTCTGCGCAAAACACTCGAAGAAATTCTCTACTCGGCAATGGAAGATTTCAAAGTGGATATCATCATTGGTGAAGGCACCGGCGCTAAAACTTTATCATTTGCTTTGCCGAGATTTACTCTCGTAGGAGCAACAACTCGAGCAGGATCGCTTTCGGCTCCTCTGCGGTCGCGTTTCGGAATTATCGAACGAATGGAATTTTATTCTATTGAGGAGCTATCTCAAGTTATTACTCGTTCTGCAGGGATTCTTGATATAGGAATTGACGAGTCAGGGGCTCAGGAGCTTGCTCGACGGTCACGTGGTACTCCTCGTATTGCCAACAGGCTTTTGAAACGCATTGCCGATTTTGCCTTAGTGGAAGATTTAGCTATTGTGCATGATATTTTCATTCATAAAACCCTTGAAAAACTTGAAATAGACAAAGAAGGCCTAGATGCACTTGACAGAAAGCTTCTACAAATTATCATCGAATATTATCAGGGCGGTCCCGTAGGTATATCGGCTTTAGCAGCAACACTCAACGAAGAAATTGAAACCCTTGAAGATGTTATTGAACCCTATCTTATCCAAAATGGCTTTGTTCAACGGACGCCGCGGGGACGTATGGCCTCCCATAAAGCTTATGAGCACCTTGGGCAAAAAAATCCAGCACCCCCTACGGAAATTAATAGCTTATTTAGAGACCCAACAGATTAATTTTTCTTAAAATACACAAAAATACTCAATCATTTTACAAAAATTTCCTTGCAAAAAGAATAAAAATACCTTATAATAGAAAGTATCATTAATTTTGTGCAGGCTGCGCACGAATTAAGAACTATGCAGGAGAATCTCATGAGAAAAAATGGACCTAAGGTTAGAATTTCGCGCTACTTAGGAATCGCCGTAACACGAAAAGCGGCAAAAATTATGGAAAAAAAACCTCATGCACCCGGACAAGCCGCTGCAAATAAAAAATTCCGTGGAAAAATGTCTGTTTATAAAACACAGCTTTTAGAAAAACAGAAAATACGTGCTCAATATAATATTTCTGAAAAGCATATGCGCCGCTACTATACAGAAGCTGTACGATTAAAAGGAAATACTGTAGAATTATTAGTACAGCTTTTAGAACGTCGTTTAGATGCTTTTGTATATAGAGCAGGATTTTCTTCTTCGATATATGGAGCACGCCAAGCCGTTAATCACGGTCACTTTCTTGTTAACGGCAAAAAAGTTGATATTCCTTCATATCAAATAAAAATAGGCGATATTATTTCTCTTAAAGAAAAAAGTAAGAATAAAGAAATCTTCGTGAATGCTGTAGCTGATGGTTCGATTATCATTCCTGGATATGTTGAAAGAGATGCTACT
This region includes:
- the rpsD gene encoding 30S ribosomal protein S4 gives rise to the protein MRKNGPKVRISRYLGIAVTRKAAKIMEKKPHAPGQAAANKKFRGKMSVYKTQLLEKQKIRAQYNISEKHMRRYYTEAVRLKGNTVELLVQLLERRLDAFVYRAGFSSSIYGARQAVNHGHFLVNGKKVDIPSYQIKIGDIISLKEKSKNKEIFVNAVADGSIIIPGYVERDATKMSAQMSYYPTRTEVPVIGDIPLIIEFYSR
- a CDS encoding polysaccharide biosynthesis protein; translation: MKILITSDVQSTLALHGLKNAEDLIKLTESDTKICLLSAPLSPEEIEKLPETEFRMLSLGDLIRQNAIASPPEFKDIVSRPETPVDQSVLESFYRNRVILVTGGEGYIGSEIVAHLLSLPIKQVIAFGHGENSINELIKKHGHHRNFKAVLGDVRDEEKLRRVFLEHKPNTIFHAAAHKHVPILEMYPEEAVKTNILGTKKLVSLAAEWKVERFVLVSTDKAVNPVSALGASKRIAEKICLSMDALIPDCRFATVRFGNVFGSTGSVVPTFLEQIAHNRPLTITDKNMVRYFMSIHEAVRLVLLAGTMDYGNLFSFDMGVPIALGELLEKLCAYYGVEPSQSCVNVIGNRGGEKFSEELIHSFEKILASPHEKLLILEDSGSIWSEKEINLLYAEFVDAASFGSKEEIFALFNKYISHYAGMNI
- a CDS encoding glycosyltransferase family 4 protein, producing MHLVVNGRFLTQNITGVQRVAMNFTKELAGRVVDLQVFTPPFRGSEDSLLPLRVLPALKPYSLFWEQIKLPLTLKKCDFLLNFGNTAPIFVKNQAVMIHDAAFMRQPEWFSRSFAFYYRVLIPQIVKRARFLMTVSQFSKDEIINCFGVDSERILVLPLWLDSIFSSEIQRPIAEKKKYILSVASIEPRKNYSSLLKAFSQQKTNVTLKLAGGATHHFASVDNKYIDPCIQFLGRMNDQQLVSLYRNALFFCSLSFYEGFGLPPLEAMALGCPVLVSDIPAHREVCGDAVLYADPYDIDDIAQKMRLMLENSRLRQELAEKGKIRAKIFNKEISLDLLMHELEKFS
- a CDS encoding glycosyltransferase family protein, with protein sequence MNKRIICIIANGYAEEMMAVVLMKAMRTRLKELNLYQEFMFVGGSLVSSGKWFHDAQFPTFFSGGMTPSGGFPTRSWRGFFSDVKVGALFTPFKLARFIKNWGSNGMELVIAVGDFLLMVTAIPALRTYDVPLVFIPTAKSDYIQSHFRIEKKYIKKYAATVFARDEITTQDLKESGISAYYCGNLMQDLLDRNTPTFSSKLPIVALLPGSREESYGNMGKILDLIELVKINAYWALVHADSLCKDKMATEFSKRGWHLQNDSDTVRIWEKDHKTIHVYPGSMFDTVALSCDFAISLAGTVGDQIAGLGKPIIGFKGTGPQSSESRMLEYEKLLGESFIYERDFPYGVLNVVDLLLKDPHARKRYGEQGLLRMGKPGAADCMAEKIISAYFLSERAGL
- a CDS encoding UDP-N-acetylmuramoyl-L-alanyl-D-glutamate--2,6-diaminopimelate ligase, whose protein sequence is MRLHDFFSDAPYDTEILSIENDSRNAEVGVLFVAYAGFEKDLHVFVPDAYRRGCRYFVVSDSRKQEFADQFPDALFFGSDNLPKELSRLVLEFYAYPDRKLCLIGVTGTNGKTTTATLIDTALRNLGEQTAFFGTTEWRIGLESLPALNTTPDLLTLVRMLKSAEDSQIKFVIMEVSSHALSLGRVEGLAFDCAIFTNLTQDHLDFHETIEDYFLAKRRFFTDILGPSPKKNKKAFINADCPYGQQILQVLGERGVPSESFSLENAGSLNALVYEISAQGSRFEVSGETLSTSIPGLVNVYNTLAAYAVLKYLQFNQAAEALESVQVPGRMQKLTAPDRVVFVVDYAHTPDALKQAVAVLKMVQTEDTRLITVFGSGGDRDKTKRPLMAQAVLESDAIIVTSDNPRTEDPQSIIDDILGGFPKMRQNLYVEPDRAKAVHLAYSLAEPGDIVLVAGKGHEKYQIIGTEKIYFSDEQCIQNLWGREGGL
- a CDS encoding ATP/GTP-binding protein, which produces MKISFTGTHGIGKTTLAVWLAKVLKIPYVPEFAREFLEKGYQIDTPLAFTSFETEILEKKIDLESNILEDSDSLVSDRSYLDYAVYLKHGLSRFPYDQIKNLQFESVPITRYFNEYESLCRERNRIYDLIFFLTPFTEYISAEFDYREKNPFATNIIQDLLINEYKEEIRHEKVILIKEKDLLERKKMIIHLLKERGFLSWSQLYVDEEL
- the ruvB gene encoding Holliday junction branch migration DNA helicase RuvB — translated: MKESMVNPLKNDGDNDDSLRPRKLDDFIGQTKLKGNLSVYIEASKKRKSSLDHVLLYGPPGLGKTTLSHIIAEELQAPIRVTSAPTLEKQGDLMALLTTLQEGEVLFIDEIHRLRKTLEEILYSAMEDFKVDIIIGEGTGAKTLSFALPRFTLVGATTRAGSLSAPLRSRFGIIERMEFYSIEELSQVITRSAGILDIGIDESGAQELARRSRGTPRIANRLLKRIADFALVEDLAIVHDIFIHKTLEKLEIDKEGLDALDRKLLQIIIEYYQGGPVGISALAATLNEEIETLEDVIEPYLIQNGFVQRTPRGRMASHKAYEHLGQKNPAPPTEINSLFRDPTD
- a CDS encoding DegT/DnrJ/EryC1/StrS family aminotransferase, whose product is MKIEFAPPDLSEDDINAVVRVLRSGWITSGAVCNEFSSHLNNYLNARYTLLLNSATSGLFLALKAYGIGSGDEVITTPYTFAATANAIKHTGAKVVFADVGENSFFIDPESVAQKITQNTKAIIPVDFGGALPDYPKINALACAQKIQPVNRYQEALGRILVLTDSAHSLGALDQGRHDFADMRVFSFHAVKNLTTSEGGALSFYSFGDEQIDDEFYSMLKTYALHGQDRSAREKFLDGSWEYDIRMPGYKMNMPDITAALGLSQFRRYETNILPKRRQIFAAYFDYFKNKEQFMLPEFRPDHAAHLFPLRINGFDEYQRNRLMRYCFDCGVSVNVHYKPLTLMSAISFYDSEAYCPNSFSVYQNEISLPLHTLLTPEMVARVCGTVMEGICT